From Nicotiana tabacum cultivar K326 chromosome 15, ASM71507v2, whole genome shotgun sequence, the proteins below share one genomic window:
- the LOC107784191 gene encoding hsp70-Hsp90 organizing protein 3: MADEAKAKGNSAFAAGNFSDAVRHFTEAINLSPANHVLYSNRSAAYASLNNFSEALTDAEKTVELKPDWSKGYSRLGAAQLGLKNYNDAVLAYKKGLEIDPNNEVLKSGLADAQSAQARARFRGSGPGPASPFGNAFSGPEMWAKLTSDPRTRAYLQQPDFVRMMQDIQKNPNNLNLYLNDQRVMQAFGVLLEVKLDTRAPEEEDAEMPEAKASPERKRPAESEPVKEEKRAAPGFRTEPQPEPMEVSEEEKEMKERKGLAQKEKEAGNAAYKKKDFETAIQHYSKAIELDDEDISFITNRAAVYLEMGKYEDCMKDCDKAVERGRELRSDYRMIARALTRKGTALVKMAKTSKDYEPAIETFQKALTEHRNPDTLKKLNDAEKAKKELEQQEYYDPQIADEEREKGNQFFKEQKYPDAVKHYTESLRRNPKDPRAYSNRAACYTKLGALPEGLKDAEKCIELDPTFAKGYTRKGAIQFFMKEYEKALETYQEGLKHDAQNQELLDGVRRCVEQINKASRGDLTPEEFKERQAKAMQDPEIQNILTDPVMRQVLVDFQENPKSAQEHMKNPLVMNKIQKLVSAGIVQVK; the protein is encoded by the exons aTGGCCGACGAAGCAAAGGCCAAAGGCAATTCAGCATTCGCCGCCGGTAACTTTTCAGACGCCGTCCGCCACTTCACTGAAGCGATTAATCTCTCTCCTGCAAATCACGTTTTATATTCAAATCGATCAGCAGCTTACGCTTCACTGAACAATTTCTCCGAAGCCTTAACCGACGCTGAAAAAACCGTCGAGCTGAAACCGGACTGGTCTAAAGGCTACTCTCGGCTCGGCGCTGCTCAATTAGGCCTTAAAAACTATAATGATGCTGTTTTGGCTTATAAAAAGGGTTTAGAAATTGATCCTAATAATGAGGTTTTGAAGTCCGGGCTTGCTGATGCTCAATCAGCCCAGGCTCGAGCCCGATTTAGAGGATCGGGCCCAGGTCCGGCTAGTCCGTTTGGCAATGCGTTCTCCGGGCCGGAGATGTGGGCTAAGTTGACGAGTGATCCGCGTACGCGGGCTTATTTGCAGCAGCCTGATTTTGTTAGAATGATGCAGGATATTCAGAAGAATCCGAATAATTTGAATTTGTATTTGAATGATCAGAGGGTAATGCAGGCGTTTGGGGTTTTGTTAGAGGTGAAATTGGATACGAGGGCGCCGGAGGAGGAGGATGCGGAGATGCCGGAGGCGAAAGCTTCGCCGGAGAGGAAAAGGCCTGCGGAGAGCGAGCCCGTGAAGGAAGAGAAGCGGGCTGCGCCTGGGTTCAGGACCGAACCGCAGCCCGAACCGATGGAGGTGTCCGAGGAGGAGAAGGAGATGAAGGAGAGGAAAGGGCTGGCGCAGAAGGAAAAGGAGGCTGGGAATGCGGCATataaaaagaaagattttgagaCGGCAATTCAGCATTATAGTAAGGCAATTGAGCTTGATGATGAGGATATTTCTTTCATTACTAACCGTGCTGCTGTGTACTTGGAGATGGGCAAG TATGAGGATTGCATGAAAGATTGTGACAAAGCTGTTGAAAGGGGAAGGGAGCTCAGGTCAGACTATAGGATGATTGCAAGAGCTCTCACTCGAAAGGGAACCGCCCTGGTAAAGATGGCAAAAACTTCAAAGGATTATGAACCTGCAATTGAGACTTTCCAGAAAGCTCTTACCGAACACCGTAATCCTGATACACTGAAAAAACTCAATGATGCTGAGAAGGCGAAGAAAGAATTGGAGCAGCAAGAGTATTACGATCCACAAATAGCAGATGAGGAGCGTGAGAAAG GTAACCAGTTTTTCAAAGAGCAGAAGTATCCTGATGCAGTTAAGCACTATACAGAATCCTTAAGGAGGAATCCCAAAGATCCAAGG GCATACAGCAACAGGGCAGCCTGCTACACAAAATTAGGTGCATTGCCGGAGGGTCTTAAAGATGCAGAAAAATGCATTGAGCTTGATCCAACATTTGCGAAAGGTTACACTAGAAAGGGTGCTATTCAGTTCTTTATGAAGGAGTATGAGAAAGCCTTGGAAACTTACCAGGAGGGGTTGAAGCATGATGCTCAAAATCAGGAACTGCTAGATGGTGTCAGGAG ATGTGTAGAGCAAATAAACAAGGCATCACGTGGTGATCTGACTCCAGAGGAGTTCAAAGAGAGACAG GCTAAGGCGATGCAGGACCCGGAAATTCAAAACATCCTTACAGATCCAGTAATGAGACAG GTACTAGTTGACTTCCAGGAGAACCCCAAATCTGCACAGGAACATATGAAGAACCCTCTTGTGATGAACAAGATCCAGAAGTTGGTTAGTGCAGGAATTGTTCAAGTCAAATAA